A region from the Drosophila takahashii strain IR98-3 E-12201 chromosome 2L, DtakHiC1v2, whole genome shotgun sequence genome encodes:
- the uif gene encoding uncharacterized protein uif, which yields MTKSTAANSHWLAALLSSLLLLNLLHIIGADEAFSCPNGWELRGLNCYKYFNIKHSWDKSAELCRRYGAELVAIDSYAENNETLSIARASDPNQRASDKYWLGLASLDDLRTNTLESASGALISQYSGYWSLHQPNAESGECVAAAFAGKSQSWDLGTCESLLPFMCRAQACPQGALHCANGKCINQAFKCDGSDDCGDGTDELDCSAQCHYHMQSGGDVIETPNYPHKYGALSKCKWTLEGPLGSNIILQFQDFETEKTFDTVQILVGGRTEDKSVSLATLSGKQDLTTQPFVSASNFMIVKFTTDGSVERKGFRATWKTEAKNCGGVLKATLQRQILTSPNYPKQYPGGLECLYVIKAQPGRIISIEVDDLDIAEGRDYLMIRDGDSPMSRTIAKLTGKTAQNNRVIISTGNALYLYFKSSLGEAGKGFSLRYIQGCKATITARNGTVTSPAFGLADYPKNQECFFTIRNNARAPLSLKFDKFTVHKSDNVQVFDGSSTSGLRLHSGNGFTGPAAPKLTLTASSGEMLIKFTSDALHNAAGWSATFSADCPELQPGIGALASSRDTAFGTLVSFTCPIGQEFATGKTRLVTECLRGGNWSVSYIPKCQEVYCGPVPQIDNGFSIGSSNVTYRGIAMYQCYAGFAFASSAPIEKISCLPDGRWERQPHCMASQCAALQEVAHANVTLLNGGGRSYGTIVQYECEPGYERNGHPVLTCMSNGTWSGDVPKCTRKRCYEFPEIDNGFVVDSDRAYLFGDEARVQCFKGYKLIGSNIMRCSEAQKFEQPPSCEDINECSSSQCDLTTTECQNTNGSFHCQCRSGFTATTECRPVADLGLGNGGIPDDSITTSASEPGYSKTQLRLNTNGWCGASSEPGANWILIDLKAPTILRGFRTMSVQRPDGNVAFSSAVRLQYTNDLTDVFKDYANPDGTAVEFRILEPTLSILNLPLPIEARYIRFRIQDYVGAPCLRMELMGCTRLDCVDINECSRNNGGCDQKCINSPGGFACGCNTGYQLYTSNGTAGYHVERSESGERDGDTYQRNKTCVPLMCPELQAPENGQLLSDKNDYHFGDVVRFQCHFGYIMSGSSAALCLSSGQWNASVPECNYAKCVSLPDDKLEGLTVARPDPESVLVPFRDNVTITCGSAGRQLRATASSGFRQCVYDPKPGLPDYWLSGRQPSCPRVDCYAPMPTPGAEYGQFVDTRYQSSFFFGCQNTFKLAGQTGRHDNVVRCGADGIWDFGDLRCEGPVCEDPGRPADGRQIARSYEQSSEVYFGCNRPGYILINPRPITCIREPECKVIRPLGLGSGRIPDSAINATSERPNYEAKNIRLNSATGWCGKQEAFTYVSVDLGQIYRVKAILVKGVVTNDIVGRPTEIRFFYKQAESENYVVYFPNFNLTMRDPGNYGELAMITLPKFVQARFVILGIVSYMDNACLKFELMGCDEPKQEPLLGYDYGYSPCVDNEPPIFQNCPQQPIVVRRDENGGVLPVNFTEPTAVDNSGSIARLEIKPQNFRTPSYIFKDTVVKYVAFDYDGNVAICEINITVPDVTPPLLQCPQSYVIELVDRQDSYTVNFNDTRKRIKTSDDTGEVKLQFSPESATIKIGNFENVTVTASDKYNNRAACHFQVSVKASPCVDWELQPPANGAINCLPGDRGIECIATCKPGFRFTDGEPLKTFSCETSRLWRPTSVVPDCVSENTEQAAYHVTASITYRANGAVAQSCLGQYQDVLAQHYSGLNSLLSQRCSAVNVNMNVTFVKSVPQLLEENVVKMDFILSILPAVRQPQLYDLCGSTLNLIFDLSVPYASAVIDDLLNIANIGNQCPPLRALKSQISRGFNCNVGEVLNMDTSDVPRCLHCPAGTYVSEGQNSCTYCPRGYYQNRDRQGTCLRCPAGTYTKEEGTKSQADCIPVCGYGTYSPTGLVPCLECPRNSFTAEPPTGGFKDCQACPAQSFTYQPAASNKDLCRAKCAPGSYSATGLAPCSPCPLHHYQGAAGAQSCNECPSNMRTDSAASKGREQCKPVVCGEGACQHGGLCVPMGHDIQCFCPAGFSGRRCEQDIDECASQPCYNGGQCKDLPQGYRCDCPAGYSGINCQEETSDCGNDTCPARAMCKNEPGFKNVTCLCRSGYTGDQCDVTIDPCTANGNPCGNGASCQALEQGRYKCECVPGWEGIHCEQNINDCSENPCLLGANCTDLVNDFQCACPPGFTGKRCEQKIDLCLSEPCKHGTCVDRLFDHECVCHPGWTGSACDINIDDCENRPCANEGTCVDLVDGYSCNCEPGYTGKNCQHTIDDCASNPCQHGATCVDQLDGFSCKCRPGYVGLACEAEIDECLSDPCNPVGTERCLDLDNKFECVCRDGFKGPLCATDIDDCEAQPCLNNGLCRDRVGGFECGCEPGWSGMRCEQQVTTCGTQAPCQNDASCIDLFQDYFCVCPSGTDGKNCETAPERCIGDPCMHGGKCQDFGSGLNCSCPADYSGIGCQYEYDACEEQVCQNGATCVDNGAGYSCQCPPGFTGHNCEQDIVDCKDNSCPPGASCVDLTNGFYCQCPFNMTGDDCRKAIQVDYDLYFSDPSRSTAAQVVPFPTGEANSLTVAMWVQFAQKDDPGIFFTLYGVESARMTQRRRMLLQAHSSGVQVSLFEDQSDAFLSFGEYTSVNDGQWHHVAVVWDGISGQLQLITEGLIASKMEYGAGGSLPGYLWAVLGRPQPYGLSHEMAYSDAGFQGTVTKAQVWARALDITSEIQKQVRDCRSEPVLYPGLILNWAGYEVTSGGVERNVPSLCGQRKCPVGYTGANCQQLVVDKEPPVVEHCPGDLWVIAKNGSAVVTWDEPHFSDNIGVTKIYERNGHRSGTTLLWGTYDITYIASDAAGNTASCSFKVSLLTDFCPALADPVGGSQVCKDWGAGGQFKVCEIACNAGLRFSEQVPEFYTCGAEGFWRPTREPSMPLVYPSCSPSKPAQRVFRIKMLFPSDVLCNKAGQAVLRQKVTNSVNGLNRDWNFCSYAIEGTRECKDIQIDVKCDHYRAAQNNRVRRQSKDGGVYVMEAELPVVNEEDDDLTLTGRQGRQQTGGDTYTLEIAFPAVNDPVVHTSTGERSSVKQLLEKLILEDDQFAVQEILPNTVPDPASLELGSEYACPVGQVVMIPDCVPCAIGTFYDSANKTCLACSRGTYQSEAGQLQCSKCPVIAGRPGVTAGPGARSAADCKERCPAGKYFDAETGLCRSCGHGFYQPNEGSFGCELCGLGQTTRSTEATSRKECRDECSSGQQLGADGRCEPCPRGTYRLQGVQPSCAACPLGRTTPKVGASSVEECTLPVCSAGTYLNATLNMCIECRKGFYQSESQQTTCLQCPPNHSTKITGATSKSECTNPCEHIAEGKPHCDVNAYCIMVPETSDFKCECKPGFNGTGMACTDVCDGYCENSGACVKDLKGTPSCRCVGSFTGPHCAERSEFAYIAGGIAGAVIFIIIIVLLIWMICVRSTKRRDPKKMLTPAIDQTGSQVNFYYGAHTPYAESIAPSHHSTYAHYYDDEEDGWEMPNFYNETYMKDGLHGGKMSTLARSNASLYGTKEDLYDRLKRHAYTGKKEKSDSDSEVQ from the exons atACGGTGCCGAACTGGTGGCCATCGACAGCTATGCGGAGAACAACGAGACCCTGTCCATCGCCCGGGCCAGTGATCCCAACCAGCGGGCATCGGACAAGTACTGGCTGGGCTTGGCCTCCCTCGACGACCTGCGCACCAACACTTTGGAGTCCGCCTCCGGAGCTTTGATCTCCCAGTACTCCGGCTACTGGTCGCTGCATCAGCCGAATGCCGAATCCGGTGAGTGTGTGGCCGCCGCCTTTGCTGGCAAATCGCAGAGCTGGGATCTGGGCACCTGTGAATCCCTCCTTCCCTTCATGTGCCGCGCCCAAGCCTGTCCCCAGGGAGCCCTACACTGCGCGAATGGAAAGTGCATCAACCAGGCCTTCAAATGCGACGGCAGCGACGATTGTGGCGATGGAACCGATGAACTGGACTGTTCGGCTCAATGCCACTACCACATGCAATCGGGCGGCGATGTGATCGAGACGCCTAATTATCCTCATAAATACGGAGCTCTCAGCAAGTGCAAGTGGACGCTGGAGGGACCGCTGGGCAGCAACATCATCCTCCAGTTCCAGGACTTTGAGACCGAGAAGACCTTCGATACCGTGCAGATCCTCGTGGGCGGTCGCACCGAGGACAAGTCCGTGTCGCTGGCCACGCTGAGTGGCAAACAGGATTTGACAACCCAGCCCTTTGTTTCGGCCTCCAACTTCATGATCGTCAAATTCACCACCGATGGCAGTGTGGAGCGCAAGGGTTTCCGGGCCACCTGGAAGACGGAGGCCAAGAACTGTGGCGGCGTCCTGAAGGCCACGCTGCAGCGACAGATCCTTACTAGTCCCAATTACCCGAAGCAATATCCCGGCGGTTTGGAATGCCTCTATGTAATCAAGGCTCAGCCAGGTCGCATCATCTCCATCGAAGTGGATGATCTGGATATCGCAGAGGGACGCGATTACCTGATGATCCGTGATGGTGACTCGCCCATGAGTCGCACCATTGCCAAGTTGACCGGAAAGACGGCCCAAAATAATAGGGTTATCATCTCGACGGGCAACGCTCTCTACCTGTATTTCAAGTCCAGTTTGGGTGAGGCCGGCAAGGGCTTTAGTTTGCGTTACATCCAGGGCTGCAAGGCCACAATCACGGCCAGAAATGGCACTGTTACTTCACCCGCCTTTGGACTGGCCGACTACCCGAAGAACCAGGAGTGCTTCTTCACCATCCGCAACAATGCCCGTGCTCCGCTCTCCCTGAAATTCGACAAGTTCACCGTTCACAAGAGCGACAATGTCCAGGTGTTCGACGGATCGTCCACCTCCGGTCTGCGTCTGCATTCTGGCAACGGATTCACGGGCCCTGCTGCTCCCAAACTAACCCTGACTGCCTCATCTGGGGAGATGCTCATCAAGTTCACCTCGGATGCATTGCATAATGCTGCTGG TTGGTCGGCCACCTTCTCGGCCGATTGCCCGGAACTGCAGCCCGGAATTGGAGCCTTGGCCTCCAGTCGCGACACCGCTTTCGGTACGCTGGTCAGCTTTACATGTCCCATTGGACAGGAGTTTGCCACCGGCAAGACGCGACTGGTTACCGAATGTCTGCGCGGTGGCAACTGGAGTGTCTCCTACATACCCAAGTGTCAGG AGGTCTACTGCGGTCCTGTGCCACAAATCGACAACGGTTTCTCCATTGGCTCCTCGAATGTCACGTATCGCGGCATCGCCATGTACCAGTGCTACGCGGGCTTCGCCTTCGCCTCGAGTGCTCCGATTGAGAAGATCTCCTGTCTGCCCGATGGCCGCTGGGAGAGGCAGCCCCACTGCATGGCCTCCCAGTGCGCCGCCCTGCAGGAGGTGGCCCATGCCAATGTGACCCTGTTAAATGGCGGAGGACGCAGCTATGGCACCATTGTCCAGTACGAATGTGAACCGGGTTATGAGAGGAACGGTCATCCGGTGCTGACCTGCATGTCCAATGGCACCTGGAGCGGTGATGTGCCCAAGTGCACGAGGAAGCGTTGCTACGAGTTCCCCGAAATCGACAACGGTTTCGTGGTGGACTCCGATCGTGCATATCTCTTTGGCGACGAGGCCAGGGTGCAGTGCTTCAAGGGCTACAAGCTGATCGGCAGCAATATCATGCGTTGCAGCGAGGCCCAGAAATTCGAGCAGCCTCCCAGTTGCGAGGACATCAACGAGTGCAGCTCCTCGCAATGTGATTTGACCACCACTGAGTGCCAGAATACGAATGGCTCGTTCCACTGCCAGTGCAGATCGGGATTCACGGCCACCACGGAGTGTCGTCCCGTGGCggatttgggtttgggtaatGGAGGCATTCCAGATGACAGCATCACTACTTCGGCCAGTGAGCCGGGCTACAGCAAGACGCAGCTGCGATTGAACACGAATGGCTGGTGTGGCGCCTCCTCGGAGCCGGGAGCCAATTGGATTTTGATCGACCTGAAGGCACCCACCATTCTGCGTGGCTTCCGCACCATGTCCGTTCAGCGACCCGATGGCAATGTGGCCTTTAGTTCGGCAGTGCGTCTGCAGTACACCAATGATTTGACGGATGTGTTCAAGGATTACGCTAATCCGGATGGCACTGCTGTGGAGTTCCGCATCCTGGAGCCTACTCTCTCCATCCTCAATCTCCCCCTGCCCATCGAAGCGCGTTACATTCGCTTCAGGATTCAGGACTACGTGGGTGCTCCCTGTTTGCGCATGGAGCTGATGGGTTGCACGCGTCTCGATTGCGTGGACATCAACGAGTGCAGCCGGAACAACGGCGGCTGTGACCAGAAGTGCATCAATTCGCCGGGAGGATTCGCCTGCGGCTGCAACACTGGCTACCAGCTGTACACCTCGAATGGAACTGCCGGCTATCATGTGGAGCGATCGGAGTCGGGTGAGCGGGATGGCGACACCTATCAGCGCAACAAGACCTGCGTTCCGCTCATGTGTCCCGAGCTCCAGGCTCCGGAGAACGGACAGCTGCTGAGCGACAAGAACGACTACCACTTCGGGGATGTGGTGCGCTTCCAGTGCCACTTTGGCTACATCATGAGCGGCAGCTCGGCGGCCCTGTGTTTGTCCAGTGGCCAGTGGAACGCCAGCGTACCAGAGTGCAATT aTGCCAAGTGTGTTTCCCTGCCGGATGATAAGCTAGAGGGTCTGACCGTGGCCCGTCCCGATCCTGAGTCCGTGTTAGTGCCCTTCCGCGACAATGTGACGATTACTTGTGGATCGGCGGGACGCCAACTCAGGGCCACCGCCTCCTCGGGCTTCCGGCAGTGCGTGTACGACCCCAAGCCGGGTCTACCGGACTACTGGCTATCCGGGAGGCAGCCCTCTTGTCCCCGGGTGGACTGCTACGCGCCCATGCCCACGCCAGGAGCGGAATACGGACAGTTTGTAGACACGCGCTACCAGAGCAGCTTCTTCTTCGGCTGCCAGAACACCTTCAAGCTCGCAGGACAGACGGGTCGTCATGACAATGTGGTTCGTTGCGGTGCCGATGGCATTTGGGATTTCGGAGATTTGCGCTGCGAGGGACCAGTGTGTGAGGATCCTGGAAGACCGGCAGATGGTCGCCAGATCGCCCGCAGCTACGAGCAGAGTTCGGAGGTGTACTTTGGCTGCAATCGTCCTGGCTACATCCTGATCAATCCCCGGCCCATCACCTGCATACGCGAGCCCGAGTGCAAGGTCATCAGGCCTTTGGGCTTGGGATCGGGAAGAATTCCGGACTCCGCTATCAATGCCACCTCGGAGCGACCCAATTACGAGGCCAAGAATATTCGACTCAACTCGGCCACCGGTTGGTGTGGCAAACAGGAGGCATTCACCTATGTCAGCGTGGATCTGGGACAGATTTACCGCGTGAAAGCGATTCTCGTGAAGGGTGTGGTCACCAACGACATTGTGGGCCGACCCACGGAGATTCGATTCTTCTACAAGCAGGCCGAGAGCGAGAACTATGTGGTGTACTTCCCCAACTTCAATCTGACCATGCGGGATCCGGGCAACTACGGTGAGCTGGCCATGATCACGCTGCCCAAGTTCGTCCAGGCACGTTTCGTGATCCTGGGCATCGTGAGCTACATGGACAACGCCTGTCTGAAGTTCGAACTGATGGGTTGCGATGAGCCGAAGCAGGAACCTCTGCTGGGCTACGACTATGGTTACTCTCCCTGCGTGGACAACGAACCACCGATCTTCCAGAACTGCCCCCAGCAACCCATTGTCGTTCGTCGCGATGAGAATGGCGGAGTGCTGCCGGTGAATTTCACCGAACCCACGGCGGTGGACAACTCGGGATCGATAGCTCGACTGGAGATCAAGCCCCAGAATTTCCGCACTCCTAGCTACATTTTCAAGGACACTGTGGTCAAGTATGTGGCCTTCGATTACGATGGCAATGTGGCCATTTGCGAGATTAACATCACAGTGCCAGATGTCACACCACCACTGCTCCAGTGCCCGCAGAGCTATGTGATTGAGCTGGTGGATCGCCAGGATAGCTATACGGTCAACTTTAATGATACCCGCAAGAGGATCAAGACCTCCGATGATACCGGCGAGGTTAAGCTGCAGTTTAGCCCGGAAAGTGCTACGATTAAGATTGGAAACTTTGAGAATGTCACGGTTACGGCTTCGGATAAGTACAACAACCGAGCCGCCTGCCATTTCCAGGTCTCGGTGAAGGCCTCACCCTGTGTGGACTGGGAGCTCCAGCCGCCTGCAAATGGAGCTATTAATTGCCTGCCCGGAGATCGGGGAATCGAGTGCATTGCCACCTGTAAGCCAGGTTTCCGCTTCACCGACGGCGAACCCCTGAAGACCTTCTCCTGCGAAACGTCTCGCCTGTGGCGTCCCACCTCCGTGGTGCCCGACTGTGTTTCGGAGAACACGGAGCAGGCTGCCTACCATGTGACAGCCTCGATAACCTATCGTGCCAATGGAGCAGTGGCTCAATCCTGTCTGGGTCAATACCAGGATGTCCTGGCCCAGCACTACAGCGGACTAAACTCCTTGCTCTCGCAACGCTGCTCGGCTGTGAATGTCAACATGAATGTGACCTTTGTGAAGTCGGTGCCCCAGCTGCTGGAGGAGAATGTGGTCAAGATGGACTTTATACTCTCCATCCTGCCGGCGGTGCGTCAGCCGCAGCTCTACGATCTGTGTGGGTCTACCTTGAACCTGATCTTCGATCTGAGTGTTCCCTATGCTAGTGCCGTCATCGATGATCTCCTGAACATTGCCAACATAGGCAACCAGTGTCCACCGCTGAGGGCTCTCAAGTCGCAGATCTCGCGTGGCTTTAACTGCAACGTGGGTGAGGTGCTGAACATGGACACCAGCGATGTGCCACGTTGTCTTCACTGCCCTGCGGGAACCTATGTGTCCGAGGGTCAGAATAGTTGCACCTACTGCCCGAGGGGCTACTACCAGAATCGCGATCGTCAGGGAACCTGCCTGCGTTGTCCCGCTGGAACTTATACCAAGGAGGAGGGCACCAAGTCGCAGGCGGACTGCATCCCGGTCTGCGGCTATGGAACCTACTCGCCCACTGGACTGGTGCCGTGTCTGGAGTGTCCGCGCAACTCCTTCACCGCCGAACCGCCAACGGGTGGGTTCAAGGACTGTCAGGCCTGTCCCGCCCAGAGCTTCACCTACCAGCCGGCTGCCTCGAACAAGGATCTGTGTCGCGCCAAGTGCGCTCCGGGCAGCTATTCCGCCACCGGATTGGCTCCCTGCTCACCCTGCCCACTGCATCACTACCAGGGAGCCGCCGGAGCACAGAGCTGCAACGAGTGTCCCAGCAACATGCGAACCGATAGCGCCGCCTCCAAGGGACGCGAACAATGCAAACCGGTGGTCTGCGGTGAGGGAGCCTGCCAGCATGGCGGTCTCTGTGTGCCCATGGGTCACGACATCCAGTGCTTCTGCCCCGCCGGATTCTCCGGACGTCGCTGCGAACAGGACATCGACGAGTGCGCCTCGCAGCCTTGCTATAACGGAGGTCAGTGCAAGGATCTTCCGCAGGGCTACCGATGCGACTGTCCGGCGGGCTATTCGGGCATCAATTGCCAGGAGGAGACCAGCGATTGTGGCAATGATACCTGCCCCGCCAGGGCAATGTGCAAGAACGAGCCGGGCTTCAAGAATGTCACCTGCCTGTGCCGCAGCGGCTACACGGGAGATCAGTGCGATGTGACCATCGATCCATGCACTGCGAATGGTAATCCCTGTGGCAATGGAGCCAGTTGTCAGGCCTTGGAACAGGGTCGCTACAAGTGCGAGTGTGTTCCCGGATGGGAGGGCATTCACTGCGAGCAGAACATCAACGACTGTTCGGAGAATCCCTGCCTTTTAGGCGCCAATTGCACGGATCTGGTCAATGACTTCCAGTGCGCCTGTCCACCGGGATTCACCGGCAAGCGTTGCGAGCAGAAGATCGATCTCTGTCTGTCCGAACCCTGCAAGCATGGAACCTGTGTGGATCGTCTTTTCGATCATGAGTGCGTCTGCCATCCAGGTTGGACGGGATCCGCCTGTGACATTAACATAGACGACTGTGAAAACCGCCCCTGCGCAAACGAGGGTACGTGTGTGGATCTGGTCGACGGTTACAGCTGCAACTGCGAACCGGGTTACACGGGCAAGAATTGCCAGCACACCATTGATGATTGTGCCTCCAATCCCTGCCAGCATGGAGCCACCTGTGTGGACCAGCTGGATGGCTTCAGCTGCAAGTGCCGACCTGGCTACGTGGGTCTCGCCTGCGAGGCGGAGATCGACGAGTGCCTGAGTGACCCCTGCAATCCGGTGGGCACGGAACGCTGCCTGGATCTCGACAACAAGTTCGAGTGCGTGTGCCGCGATGGATTCAAGGGCCCACTGTGCGCCACCGACATCGATGACTGCGAAGCGCAGCCTTGTCTGAATAACGGACTCTGTCGCGATCGCGTTGGAGGCTTCGAGTGCGGCTGTGAGCCTGGCTGGAGTGGCATGCGTTGCGAGCAGCAGGTGACCACTTGCGGAACCCAAGCTCCCTGCCAGAACGACGCCAGCTGCATTGACCTGTTCCAGGACTACTTCTGCGTTTGTCCCAGCGGCACGGATGGCAAGAATTGCGAGACGGCCCCAGAACGCTGCATCGGCGATCCTTGTATGCACGGCGGAAAGTGCCAGGACTTCGGATCGGGTTTGAACTGCAGCTGCCCGGCGGATTACTCGGGCATTGGTTGCCAGTACGAGTACGATGCTTGCGAGGAGCAGGTCTGTCAGAATGGAGCCACCTGCGTGGACAACGGAGCTGGCTACAGTTGCCAGTGCCCGCCTGGATTCACCGGACACAATTGCGAACAGGACATCGTCGACTGCAAGGATAACTCGTGCCCGCCAGGAGCCAGCTGCGTGGATCTGACCAATGGCTTTTACTGTCAGTGTCCATTCAACATGACCGGTGACGATTGTAGGAAGGCCATCCAGGTGGACTATGATCTGTACTTCAGTGATCCTTCCCGTTCCACCGCCGCCCAGGTGGTGCCTTTCCCCACGGGCGAGGCCAACAGTCTGACAGTCGCGATGTGGGTGCAGTTCGCCCAGAAGGACGATCCCGGCATCTTCTTCACCCTCTATGGCGTGGAATCCGCCCGCATGACCCAACGTCGTCGAATGCTCCTCCAGGCGCATTCCAGTGGCGTTCAGGTCTCCTTGTTCGAGGACCAATCCGATGCCTTCCTGAGCTTCGGCGAGTACACCTCCGTCAACGATGGCCAATGGCATCATGTGGCTGTGGTCTGGGATGGAATCTCTGGACAACTCCAACTGATTACCGAAGGACTGATTGCCAGCAAGATGGAGTATGGAGCTGGTGGCTCTCTGCCCGGCTATCTGTGGGCAGTGCTGGGACGTCCTCAGCCCTATGGACTCAGTCACGAGATGGCCTACTCGGATGCCGGCTTCCAGGGCACCGTGACCAAGGCCCAGGTTTGGGCTCGAGCCCTCGACATCACGTCGGAGATCCAGAAACAGGTGCGCGACTGCCGATCTGAGCCCGTTCTCTATCCCGGTCTCATCCTCAACTGGGCGGGTTACGAAGTGACCTCCGGCGGAGTGGAGCGTAATGTGCCCTCCCTTTGCGGACAACGCAAGTGCCCGGTGGGTTACACAGGTGCCAATTGCCAGCAGTTGGTGGTCGACAAGGAGCCACCGGTGGTCGAGCACTGCCCCGGAGATCTGTGGGTGATTGCCAAGAACGGATCGGCGGTGGTCACCTGGGATGAGCCGCACTTCAGCGACAATATTGGAGTGACCAAGATCTACGAGCGCAACGGTCATCGGTCTGGAACCACCTTGCTGTGGGGCACCTACGACATCACCTACATTGCATCCGATGCAGCTGGCAATACAGCCTCCTGCAGCTTCAAGGTTTCTCTGCTAA CCGACTTCTGCCCTGCATTGGCGGATCCTGTTGGAGGATCGCAGGTGTGCAAGGATTGGGGCGCCGGTGGTCAGTTCAAGGTCTGCGAGATTGCCTGTAATGCCGGTCTACGTTTCTCGGAGCAAGTGCCCGAGTTCTACACCTGCGGAGCCGAGGGCTTCTGGCGACCCACTCGCGAACCCTCAATGCCCCTGGTCTACCCATCCTGCTCCCCATCGAAGCCCGCCCAGCGTGTTTTCCGCATCAAGATGCTCTTCCCCTCGGACGTGCTGTGCAACAAGGCTGGTCAGGCGGTGCTCCGTCAGAAGGTTACCAACTCGGTTAATGGTCTGAACAGGGACTGGAACTTCTGCTCTTATGCCATCGAAGGAACTAG GGAATGCAAGGACATCCAGATCGATGTGAAATGCGATCATTACCGAGCTGCCCAGAATAACCGAGTGCGTCGTCAGTCCAAGGACGGTGGTGTCTATGTAATGGAGGCCGAACTTCCAGTGGTCAA CGAGGAGGATGACGATCTGACTTTGACGGGTCGCCAGGGACGCCAACAAACTGGCGGCGATACATACACCCTGGAGATAGCCTTCCCGGCTGTAAA TGATCCTGTGGTGCACACATCGACCGGTGAACGATCCAGCGTGAAGCAATTGCTGGAGAAGCTCATCCTCGAGGACGATCAGTTTGCCGTGCAGGAGATTCTGCCCAACACAGTTCCGGATCCGGCATCCTTAGAACTGGGATCGGAGTACGCCTGTCCGGTGGGTCAGGTGGTGATGATTCCCGACTGCGTGCCCTGTGCGATTGGAACCTTCTACGACAGTGCCAATAAGACGTGCCTGGCCTGTTCCCGCGGCACCTACCAATCGGAGGCTGGTCAGCTGCAGTGCAGCAAGTGCCCGGTGATTGCTGGCAGGCCAGGAGTGACCGCAGGACCAGGTGCCCGTTCGGCGGCCGACTGCAAGGAGCGCTGCCCCGCTGGCAAGTACTTCGATGCGGAGACGGGTCTGTGCCGCTCCTGCGGTCATGGTTTCTATCAGCCCAACGAGGGATCCTTCGGCTGCGAACTGTGCGGCCTGGGACAGACGACGCGCTCCACGGAGGCCACGTCGCGCAAGGAGTGTCGCGATGAGTGCAGCTCTGGCCAGCAACTGGGCGCCGACGGACGCTGTGAACCCTGTCCCAGGGGCACCTACCGCCTGCAGGGCGTCCAGCCATCCTGTGCCGCCTGTCCGCTGGGCAGGACAACGCCCAAGGTGGGCGCCAGTTCGGTGGAGGAGTGCACCCTGCCGGTCTGTTCGGCGGGAACGTATCTGAATGCTACGCTCAACATGTGCATCGAGTGCCGCAAGGGCTTCTACCAGTCGGAGTCACAGCAGACGACTTGTTTGCAGTGTCCACCCAATCACAGCACCAAGATCACCGGAGCCACCTCCAAGAGCGAGTGCACCAATCCCTGCGAGCACATTGCCGAGGGCAAACCGCATTGCGATGTGAATGCCTACTGCATCATGGTCCCTGAGACGTCGGACTTTAAGTGCGAGTGCAAGCCAGGATTCAATGGAACTGGAATGGCCTGCACGGATGTTTGCGATGGCTATTGCGAGAATTCGGGTGCCTGTGTGAAGGATCTAAAGGGTACGCCCTCTTGCCGCTGTGTGGGCTCCTTTACGGGACCCCACTGCGCGGAGAGGTCCGAGTTCGCTTACATTGCCGGTGGAATTGCCGGAGCAGTGATCTTTATCATTATCATCGTACTGCTCATCTGGATGATCTGCGTGCGGTCGACGAAGCGCCGGGATCCCAAGAAGATGCTGACGCCGGCGATCGACCAAACCGGATCGCAGGTGAACTTCTACTACGGCGCCCACACGCCCTACGCGGAGTCCATCGCGCCGTCGCATCACAGCACCTATGCGCATTActacgacgacgaggaggacggCTGGGAGATGCCCAACTTCTACAACGAAACGTACATGAAGGATG GTCTGCATGGCGGCAAGATGAGTACATTGGCTAGGTCCAATGCCTCGCTCTATGGAACTAAAGAAGACTTATACGACCGACTGAAACGTCACGCCTACACGGGCAAGAAGG AAAAGAGTGATAGTGATAGCGAAGTGCAGTAA
- the LOC108069199 gene encoding uncharacterized protein, which yields MTSLGCVFVAGLFHVMHFVALSSKSSNIPGLQLPSLIVGLAAMDLIWDNCFIPRRLHIMPALLKRTYELAMTFLLLEIAVQVVWKTFEHILSLLIKIILIGTGLVSEYNYGQYEKYWVGSVTVPLSFLILAFAGQATDHFHMLHDCLFEVQTKVHLRVDESLKYIKRNPRVAKKKVPNILPTLQRHKDMACKQRRGKTFISHFQRRTELSDQ from the coding sequence ATGACTTCCTTGGGCTGTGTTTTCGTTGCTGGCCTGTTCCACGTGATGCATTTTGTGGCTTTGTCTTCGAAAAGTTCGAATATTCCGGGACTACAGTTACCCTCTCTGATTGTGGGTCTTGCGGCAATGGATCTGATATGGGACAATTGCTTCATTCCCCGGCGACTTCATATTATGCCGGCACTCCTCAAACGTACATACGAGTTGGCAATGACATTCCTTCTGCTGGAGATTGCCGTTCAGGTCGTTTGGAAAACCTTCGAGCATATATTATCTCTGCTgatcaagataatactgatcgGAACGGGCCTGGTGTCGGAATATAACTATgggcagtacgaaaaatactgGGTGGGCAGCGTTACAGTGCCGTTGTCCTTTTTAATCCTGGCCTTTGCCGGTCAGGCCACCGACCATTTCCATATGCTGCACGATTGCCTCTTCGAGGTCCAGACAAAGGTACATTTGCGTGTGGACGAGTCCCTGAAGTACATTAAACGAAATCCCAGAGTTGCGAAGAAAAAGGTACCCAACATCCTGCCGACTCTTCAGAGACACAAGGACATGGCTTGCAAGCAGCGTCGTGGAAAAACCTTCATCAGTCACTTCCAACGAAGAACCGAACTCTCTGATCAATAA